The sequence GGTGAATGTAATAGTGAGTAGTCTTGGGATGTGTTGGTAGAGAGTGAACATTTCCACTATTTGTCCTGGTACCAAATCTCCCATTACTACTTTCAAAGATTAATGCACTTTGAGCCCACAAAGGTCCCCAGTTTTGGACAGATGTAGGTgcatgcaaaagtatgtggacattgtAGCTGCCTTGACATTTCCCATACGATTGTTCAAATCTAATAACAAATTCTCAAAGGAACATCGCAGCCATATCAATGTCATGAGAGGTAACCGTGTCTTTCAGTAGACaatagatactgtactgtaccctgcaCCAGTAGCAGCAAATGTTGTAAGCACTGCCTGGGTAAAATCCCATTTAAACAGGGGAGACTATAGAGCAGCAGGAAGTGTTGGAACTCTGTGGCTTTCCAATATTGGAGTAAATTAATTGAGCGTGGGGGTCTTGTCACATTTACAGGTGGTTTTATGGCAAGCAATATTTTGTTTATGCCCTCTACTTCTCTTCCAGTGTACCAGGACTCAGGGTGATATTTGGACTCAAACCACAGTGTAGTCATTTGATGACATATGCCTAGTAAGATGCCGTGCATGCAATCAAAAGCAAACCCTGCAATCCCGCTGGAAATGGTAAGGAACACTAAAGGAGATGGGCCCTTAACACCATGTATGATGTTCCCTGACTCTACCACCAAGGCAACCTGTTTGGTGTCTGTGCGTGGCTCTGGCTCATTCTAAACAGTAGGATACACTCTAgtgaacccattgcccttttcTACCCCTTCTCCTTTATGATAGCACCAGTTGCACCCATGTTCACCATTAAATTGTTTGATATTCTTTGACATGTTTTAACGTTAAACAGTGATAAGATGTTAGTGTATGATTATGTTAACATTTATACAGCCAAGACTATCAGCAGAGGGGATGACCCCTTTGGGCATAAGTAATGTCACACTGCAGGCCTGCAGTAGAGGTGGCACCTCCAGCACAGCCATGTGAAAGACCTGGCTGTGGCTGGGATTGGGAGGGAGGTGATTGCTACTCATGGATTATCTGGAAAAGTGGAAATGCCAATAAAGGGACTTCAGGAAAGCCAGTCCTTGATGAGGGAAAAGTCAAAATGATAATTGGTGAGGGAAATTTTTTTACCATAATGCAGCACTAAAACCCCTTTAGTaactcatatttttttttttctttgatCAGATTTGGATTTGTAGAAACTGCACAAAACAAGTTtccagatatacagttgaagtcggatgtttacatagaccttagccaaatacatttaaactcagtttttcacaattcctgacatttaatcgcaGTAAAAATGATcttaaggtcagttaggatcaccacattattttaataatctgaaatgtcagaataatagtagagagaatgatttatttcagattttatttctttcatcacattcccagtgggtcagaagtttacatacatgtgcagttgcaaactgtagtcttgctttttatggcggttttggagcagtggcttcttccttgctgagcgacctttcaggttatgtcaatataggactcattttactgtggatatagatactttgtacctgtttcctccagcatcttcacaaggtcctttgctgttgttctgggattgatttgcactttttgcaccaaagtacgttcatctctaggagacagaatgcgtctccttcctgagcggtatgacggctgcgtggtcccatggtgtttatacttgtgtattattgtttgtacagatgaacgtggtaccttcaggcgtttggaaattgctcccaagggtgaaccagacttgtggagttctacaaaaaaaattctgaggtgttggctgatttcttttgattttcccatgatgtcaagcaaagaggcactgagtttgaaggtaggccttgaaatacatccacaggtacacctccatttgactcaaatgatgtcaattagtctatcagaagcttctaaagccatgacatcattttctggaatcttcaaagctgtttaaaagtacagtcaacttagtgtatgtaaacttctgacccactggaattgtgatacagtgaattataagtgaaataatctgtctgtaaacaattgttggaaaaattacttgtgtcatgcacaaagtagatgtcctaaccgacttgccaaaactatagtttgttaacaagaaatttgtggagtggttgaaaaacgagttttaatgactccaacctaagtgtatgtaaacttccgacttcaactgtatatacactacttgaccaaaagtatgttgacaccttcttgtcgaacatctcattccaaaatcatgggcattaatatagagttggtcctccctttgctgtaaaacagcctccactcttctgggaaggctttccactacatgttgGAATATTGGAacatccaattcatcccaaaggtgtttgatggacttgaggtcagtgctctgtgcaggccagtcaagttcttccacaccgatctcgaaaaaccatttctgtatggacctcgctttgtgcatgggggcattgtcatgttgaaacaggaaagggccttccccaaactgttgtcacaaagttggaagcacagaatcatttagaatgtcattgtatactgtaggtgttaagatttcccttcaatggaactatggtgcctagtccgaaccatgaaaaacagccctagaccattattcctcttccaccaaactttacagttgacactatgcattggggcaagtttcgttctcctggcatccactaaacccagattcgtttgtcggactgccagatggtgaagcgtgattcatcactccagagaacgcgtttccactgctccaaaatccaATGCCAACGAGgtttataccactccagccgacgcttgacattgggcatggtgatcttaggcttgtgtgcggctgctcgaccatggaaacccatttcatgaagctccagatgaacagttattgtcATTTTAAATTTGCGCTACGAGCTTCAGTACTCggcggtccagttctgtgagcttctgtgatgtaccacttcgtggctgagccgttgtttctcctagacgtttccacttcacaataacagcacatatagttgaccggggaagctctagcagggcagaaatttgacgaactgacttgttgaaaaggttgCATCCAATGACAGTGacacgttaaaagtcactgagctcttcagaaaGGCCATTAaacagccaatgtttgtctatggagattgcacggctgtgtgctcgattttatacctctcagcaacggttgtggctgaaatagttgaatccactcatttgaatgggtgtccacatacttttgtatatacggtgtatattgtatattagctcccgagtggcgcagcggtctaaggcactgcatctcagtgcaagaggcatcactacagaccctgggttgattccaggctgtatcacaaccggctgtgattgggagtcccatagggtggcgcacaattggcccagcgtcgtgtagatgggtaggccgtcattgtaaatacaaatttaactgacttgccttgttaaatacaggatttaaaaaaattatatttatactccggactctgacattgctcatcctaaaatttctatatttcttaattccattattttacttttagagttgtctgtattgttgtgtatttttagatattactgcactgttggcgctaggaacacaagcatttcgctacacctgcaataacatctgctaaatatgtgtatgcgaccgaCACACTTGTATTTTATTTGAGGGAAAGCACTGAGGGGCAGCACTGAGGGAAACGGTGAACGATGAGCATAAACTTCACATTAGGTAGGTTTACATACTTTCTTGTCAATGTATAGGTGTGTTGCGTGTTAATATACATATTTCTTCTGTGTTTTTCAGACAAAAATGATTAAGTTTCCCTTAAACCCAAATGAGCCTTTCATTCAGTTATAATAACACCTCTCCTTACTTTGTTTCCTACTTTTCTCGGGGATCAGCTTTTTTACTTTTTCATCTGGAAAGGAAGAAGCCTTGTGTGGAAGGCTCCAAAACACCTGAGCTTTGTAGTGTTGTCACTTCAATGATGCCATTTGCCTGGTTTGGACCAATGAGTTGTGCTTTTTTTCTTTCAGCATAGAGAGACAAGAGAATATCAATATTTAATACAAGTAAAAAGGAAGTTATGTCTTCAGTGTTCTTTTGTAACATGTTTAATAGTAGGCCTATATCATTACATAGGCTAATCATTACCCATGTGACTGAGTTGACAGCCTATTAGTAATACCACCTATTTGGCCTTAATAACCATGTTTAAAAACAATCAAATTTGACCCTTTTCATTGACTACGATTTATGATAGTAAGTACGATTCTGGTAAGTATGATCTAACCGTTACTTGTTATTTCCTTTGTCACTGTTCCTCatgtaacacacacgcacacataccgTTTCTGCCGTTACATCCTGTGAACGCTGCCCATCTAATCTCTTTAATCTCCTCCCCTGTTAAGACCAAGCCTATGAACAACAGTGAGACTGACTAACACAGGCAGCAGCACTGGACAGCCATGCAGGCGATTCTCCAAGGAATCATCTTTTATGCAGCGCTGGAGCTGAAAAGGACAATAAAACTCATCCTTTGTTGCTGCATTGAATAATAAAATTGTCATGCAATCTGATATCCTGTGCTTTCTGTACATTCTTTTGAAATTGTGTATTGTCCTACAGTAAATTCTCTATGAAGGATGAGGAAGGGATCCTGCAGGTTGTCCTACAGGAAAATGGCCCTGAAAATCCTGTGGGAATTTTTTGTAAGGGAACCTACAATTTAAAAGTGAAAAACACACTTTCGCAAAAAATTTTAGCTCTATAGCAACATAATCCATGGTAATATTGTTTTATGTAATTTATAGATTAGATGTATAGTTCCTACAAATTATCAATCAATGTCTCAATGATTCACATTGCTAAACCAGCACAGGGGGGTCACctgctctacctctacctcctgcTTCTCCTTTTACGCTGTCTACCTAGAAAAGTATGATCACATACGATAAAATCAGACATTAGCTTTATCATTATCTACTCGGTGAAAGAATGGTTTAAACTTTTAAACACGAGCAATAAATGCAAGGGTTTAAGATTTAAATGAACTGCATTGCAAGTCAAAGCCATGTATACTACAGCGGTATACTGCCACTTAGTGATTGAATTCGGAATTTACAACCCATCCGGAACTAAAAGACTCCGAATAAATATACAGGGGAATTTAACGACAGGACAGCATATTGACGTCGGTGTTACATTGTTATTTGTCCGTGTTTCCGCAAATTTGGTTGAGGTTACATCAACTAATCGacaagctagctaactaatggGGGTTGCGAAACATTGAAATTGGCTTGATCAACTGACAAAAGATATTTAGTATGCAACGAAGACGGGTAATAGGATTACGCTACCTGTTGTGCTCTTTTATGACAACCTATAACTAACGTTATTGATTGTTGTTGGTTAACTAACTGTGGAAGCTGCTAGCTATGTATTGTTACAGCTGTTAAGTCTTTGTTGAAGTAAATTAGAATTAGAGTAAGTGTCCATACGGAGGGAGATCATGGCGACTCGTAAACAGAAAAAGATGATAAGATACGTGGAAGATGGCAGTTTAATGAAGCTGAAGTCCTACTTCCGGAAACACTCCGACCTCGACGTCAACTTCTCCCAGGGTAAAAAGCGCAGGACTCCCCTGCACCTGGCCTGCTCGCTCCGTGATGACGCCATCCTTCGGCTTTTGTTGAAGTATGGAGCCAACATCCTTCAGAAAGACAAGAAAGGGGACACGCCCCTACACATTGCTGCTAACAAGGCTCTGAAACATGGCAAAAGAGGTGAAGGTCTGCCAGTATTACTAACAACAAAAAGATGCAGCTAGGATAATAACATGCCTTctaacctttaaaaaaaaaatgtaaccccTTTTATCATGTAGTTTATGATGACCTCGTCTTGCCCCTTCAAAAGAGTTGCCCAGATGCCATGGTTGCACCAAATAATGCAGGAGTTACACCTCAGGACCTGCTGCAATGGATGAAATTTGAGAAGGTATGAATGTCTCTGCCATATGCATGTGTAATATGTGTTTTAGGAGAGAGCTAGGACATGATTGTATGGTGTGTACATCCTTGAGAACTGTTTCTGATGTTATTTTTCTCCCAAAGACTGCACCTAGGGAAAAGTCTTCACAAGCGACAGACGCTGAGAAAGAGTGGCAAGAGAAGCTCTTTGGGGAATGCCAGGATGAGTTTTTTGAAACATTTGGACAATATGATGGTAATATTTCACTCTTGAATAATTTGATTTAAATAATTGTACATTGTCATAtttatgttgtttttttcttCAGCAGATGATTTATTTGCGGAAGATACCGATGAGGAGGACTTTCAAGACTGGGCAGATAGAATTAGACAGGAGTATGTCACTAAACAGCATGCAGAGGCTCAAAGACTGGCATCCTCAGGTTTTCATgggaagaggaagaaagaggcgGATGAGGAGGATCGGGCTAACAGAGAGCTGCATGAGAGGCTACAGAGGGAGCATGAAGAGTACCTGGCGCGTGCTGCACGGAAAGAGGAGGAGACGCGTCAGGGGAAGAAGCAGCGCTACGAGGAGCGATGTGCAGATACCTTCAACACTGACACTGCAGCAGCGGCCACCACAAAACTGAGTTATCGGGACATTCCCTGGCCTGCAGCAAAGGGCTCagtggaggagatggtggaggtgatgttgcATGGTGCAGATAGGAAAGACATGCCAGTGTTCCGTAAACTCCTCAGGCGCCAGCAGACCGTTTGGCACCCGGATAGGTTTGCCCAGCGCTGTGGGACCCGGCTGGAGGAGGGAGACAAGCAGAGGATCCTGGAAACTGTCACTGCTCTCTCACAGGAGCTCAATAGACTGGCTCAGAGCCTCAGGTGACAATGTCAGACTGGAAAGGACCTTATGAGATGTTGAACAGTCTGTCGTTTAGCCACTCACGGTCCTGTACATGCAGGGCAGTGGTTATGTTTCCAGTGGTGGTCAGTCATTTTGATCTGTCAAAACTAATTTCCACTTGAAGCACCTAATTTCTTGGATAAACTTGGCTAAGCTTCTTATTCTTGTCACCATGCCAAAGTGTTGAGTGAATGCCATATTtcttagtgttgtgttgtgtacttCTCGGCACTAGGACTTGATGTAAGAGATGATGTTGCTAGAGAGAATAAGTGTTTGCCTTGTTAAATttttaaattaattaaaaataaataacctGTTATATCTTGATCGCATAAGTGTTGCTTGAATCAATACTTGGAGGAGGCACATTTGGCAGCAAACCGGCATGAATCTTTATGCACACCTCTTAGGAGTGCAACATTTATCCATTATTGGCAAAGGTTCTGCCAAGTTGGTTAGGGATCATTGATGGACACTGGACATCAATCTTCATGTTATGTTACTGATTTTTAAGCTGTCGGAACTGAGAATATTTGTATACACAATTGTTGAAACAAGTTGTGTAAAGCCTGTGTATAGACAAAATGATTTATCAAAAATGTAAGATAGCATCCAATACCAATATTTAGTGAACACTTACGCATTAAATTAgaatggtttacattagtaagtGTTACTAGCATCATTAATAATGTTgataatgtcatggtaacaatgCATAAAAAAGGAGAAAAGTCAAAAGAAAAGACACTTGTTATTATGATGTTGTCAGGAACCCGGCCCGCCTTATTCACAAGTTCAGCATGTTACCTAACTGAAAAAATTCTGAAGCTATTTGGGTTAAGGATTGGGAGGGGGATCAAAAGGACCATGATGACACAAACTGCACAATACACTCGACTAAGTCAAGAGTGCTGATGAGATCAAAGTGGGGAAAAAGAAAAAAGATCACAGTAAGTAAACAGTTTGACACTTGACTTGATTTAAAAAGAGAAACTATTGGACAGCATTTATTAACCTACCACCACCTACAATCCTTATACAGGCCTACACACACAAAGAAAGGGCAGATGGTTCACCCTAATTTGAATAATGGAACTGAATAAATGAAAGGATGCTCTAGTTGCCAGATTTGGTACAAATCCCCAAACGAAATAATAGCTGTAAGGCAATTTCGCCCTCGATATAAGCTAGCAGAAAAAATGCACATTCAAATATGAATTCATCTACAATTCTCTGTGTTTTTGGAAATGTTATAGACGCATACATTGACTGTACTAGGCctaatggctgtgtgtttattTATATATTGCCACAAAGCCCATAGCCTATGAGTCATAGGCTTTATTGAAAATAATGTGGTATTTTCGTATTGGTGATTTCGCTATCAAAGTGTATTATTATTTGAGTGTATAGACTGTGGAGGTATAGACCCTACCTTTATACACTTTTGATAATAGCGGCGTATACTCGGGTGTCAAAATTCAATTTGAGGACTAAAATCAAAATATCTGGCAACCTGCAGGCACGCTCAGACTACATAGGCAGCCAACATACTGCGATTAAAGAAAAGTATTTTATTTATACTTACCCACATTTTAACTTGTACTTTTTATGTACAATTTTGGATATTGTCTGCTGGCATGACTgacatatatttttattttctattttgcgTAATGAGCAATCTTACACATAGCATTGCGACGGGGATATAGTTGACTCTTTGTGATAGCGACACAGGATGACGCGTATTATCTGACACGCTCGATAAAATATGTGCGAAGCGATAGAAGGGTGAGGGTGTATTGTTTGTTTTCTTACAATTTAAGGGACCTAATGATCTAGTGTAAAAGCTCGAGCGTTATTATCGATGAAATAACTAACCCGTTAATAGGCAGAGTAATTTTGCCAAATTGAGAGAGCTTATACTCGATACAATGTATTAATTTTCGGAAACGTTATTGCGAAGCTTGGCATTATAGACACGCGCAGAGTTGTGATTTCGCGTTGGTATGATTTATTGGAtgcaactactgctacaattgtCGTAGAGTGAATTAATAGGCCGGGGGAGATTTCGTCAGCAAGGTGCCGGTGGCAGATAAGATGGGGTCGGTGTTCCGAAGTGAAGAGATGTGCTTGGCGCAGTTATTTCTACAGTCCGGTTCAGCATACGATTGCATAAGTGAGCTGGGAGAAATGGGTCTGGTCGAGTTTCGAGATGTAAGTAGGCTATTCCACTTGTCTGTCGAGCCAATGTGCAGACTTGCAATGCAATAATAGAAGCATAGTGTATATAAATTAGTTAGGCCTACTCAGTGTCTGTCAGTTGTCAATTATATGTCATGACCAAAActgttctttgtgtgtgtgtgtgtgtgtgtgtctgtctgtctgtctgcatcggACTACCAGTGCACCCAGGGTTATGCCTACGTGTGTCTATCAGTCCAGTTAATGTGCTACTCCTGGATCaattatttgtaaaaaaataaaatacaatgtaGCACAAACTGATTAAGCAAATCAGTTAAAGCCTTATTTGATCACATATCCCCCTATTCTGTGATTGTCTGGTAGTCATGAAAAAAGGTCTCTATGCAACTGCAtatggtctgtctgtctatataatTCAGGGCCTCCAAAAACCTGTTACCCAGGTACCTTGCTCACTGGGTTTGTTTAATTTCATTGTTGTGACCTGACCTAGATTTCAAAAGCAAATGGATTTGGACCTTTCAAAATGAAATGTTGATATTTAAATGATACATTCTGCAAAATAAAATGTACTGGAAAGGAATCTATTTCATGAACTCCAGGATGTGAGCATTGGGCCTCCTGGCAAAGTCACTGACCACTGTGCTCCTCTGGTTTCAGATCAACCCCAGTGTCAACTCGTTCCAGCGACGCTTCGTCAGCGAAATCAAGAGAtgtgaagagatggagagaattcTGGGTGAGGTCACTGAGATGGACACTAGACCAAGACtaccatacagatgtaggatcctaatttgagcttgtttgctacagcaggaaaataattctgcatatttttttttacctttatttaactaggtaagtcagttctTATTTTCAACGACGAATGACCAatttttaccttttcagctcggggatttgatcttgcaatcttttggttactagtccaacactctaaccactaggccacctgctgaCCCATAATAATcctgtgaattattatgtgaattataattaatcgacatttttgtaggggttgctaAAAAAAAttattagggcaaatcaagtctgacatttcaaagtggaaattacaatctttagaagcctttttaaacctaaaatacactacaagtttgcctTTCCTGCGGTATAGGAAAATTCTCAACAACAAAAGagagatcaaattaagatcctacatctgtacctttGATTTACTGGTGGGGTTTGATCAAGCTCTGGTTACCTCTACAGAGAATT is a genomic window of Salvelinus alpinus chromosome 18, SLU_Salpinus.1, whole genome shotgun sequence containing:
- the LOC139543882 gene encoding NF-kappa-B inhibitor-like protein 1 isoform X2; protein product: MATRKQKKMIRYVEDGSLMKLKSYFRKHSDLDVNFSQGKKRRTPLHLACSLRDDAILRLLLKYGANILQKDKKGDTPLHIAANKALKHGKRVYDDLVLPLQKSCPDAMVAPNNAGVTPQDLLQWMKFEKTAPREKSSQATDAEKEWQEKLFGECQDEFFETFGQYDDDLFAEDTDEEDFQDWADRIRQEYVTKQHAEAQRLASSGFHGKRKKEADEEDRANRELHERLQREHEEYLARAARKEEETRQGKKQRYEERCADTFNTDTAAAATTKLSYRDIPWPAAKGSVEEMVEVMLHGADRKDMPVFRKLLRRQQTVWHPDRFAQRCGTRLEEGDKQRILETVTALSQELNRLAQSLR
- the LOC139543882 gene encoding NF-kappa-B inhibitor-like protein 1 isoform X1 produces the protein MATRKQKKMIRYVEDGSLMKLKSYFRKHSDLDVNFSQGKKRRTPLHLACSLRDDAILRLLLKYGANILQKDKKGDTPLHIAANKALKHGKRVYDDLVLPLQKSCPDAMVAPNNAGVTPQDLLQWMKFEKTAPREKSSQATDAEKEWQEKLFGECQDEFFETFGQYDADDLFAEDTDEEDFQDWADRIRQEYVTKQHAEAQRLASSGFHGKRKKEADEEDRANRELHERLQREHEEYLARAARKEEETRQGKKQRYEERCADTFNTDTAAAATTKLSYRDIPWPAAKGSVEEMVEVMLHGADRKDMPVFRKLLRRQQTVWHPDRFAQRCGTRLEEGDKQRILETVTALSQELNRLAQSLR